From the Alkalibacter rhizosphaerae genome, one window contains:
- the uvrA gene encoding excinuclease ABC subunit UvrA, with the protein MDRINIVGAKEHNLKNINITLPRDEFIVFTGLSGSGKSSLAFDTIYAEGQRRYVESLSSYARQFLGQMSKPDVDYIEGLSPAISIDQKTTNRNPRSTVGTVTEIYDYFRLLFARIGVPHCPSCGKEISAQTVDQIVESVESLPEGTRFLVLSPVVRGEKGQHKKLLEAIKRDGFVRVVVDGETFDLNEETIELDKNKKHSIDIVVDRLIRREGMAKRLTDSVETALKLGDGMVYIDEMDGQRHLYSEKFACGECGIAMDKLEPRMFSFNNPFGMCMHCNGLGSHKQVDPDLLIRDRSLSFNKGALNFFGAKEDSTYYNSIVSALADLYDFSMDQPLEEAPETFMDALFYGEDRPLQITFNSYFGGWKEREVVFEGLINNMERRHKETSSDYMRSNIEKYMSDIPCNVCKGKRLNDNSLAVTVKGRNIIELTDLAINDCLDFFDTMELTDRESAIAVQVLKEIRSRLQFLIDVGLDYLTLSRNAGTLSGGESQRIRLATQIGSALVGVLYVLDEPSIGLHQRDNSMLLATLRNLTNLGNTLIVVEHDEDTIRAADHVVDIGPGAGIHGGHVIAQGHWEEIVEVEESVTGQYLSGKREIPVPQQRREGTGEEVVIRGAAENNLKNIDVAIPLGKFVAITGVSGSGKSTLINEILYKGVNKKVNRSWNKVGKHKTIEGIEHLDKVIDIDQSPIGRTPRSNPATYTGVFDHIRDLFAQTPEAKMRGYKKGRFSFNVKGGRCENCKGDGIIQIEMHFLPDVYVPCEVCKGKRYNKETLQVKYKGKNISDVLEMTVEEGVEFFQNITRIHNKLATLYDVGLGYIKLGQPSTQLSGGEAQRIKLATELSKRGTGKTLYILDEPTTGLHMADVDKLISVLNQLADSGNTIVVIEHNLDVIKVADHVIDLGPEGGFRGGTVIAQGTPEEIAQVPRSFTGQFLKRVLHQTDEGGSRHG; encoded by the coding sequence ATGGATCGAATCAACATAGTAGGTGCCAAAGAGCACAATTTGAAAAATATAAATATCACATTGCCCAGAGACGAGTTCATTGTCTTTACCGGACTTTCCGGTTCGGGAAAATCTTCCCTGGCTTTTGATACCATCTATGCCGAAGGACAACGCAGGTATGTGGAGTCCCTGTCTTCCTATGCAAGACAGTTTTTGGGCCAGATGAGCAAGCCGGATGTGGATTACATTGAAGGCTTGTCCCCGGCAATTTCCATTGATCAGAAGACCACCAACCGAAATCCCCGGTCCACTGTGGGAACGGTGACAGAGATCTATGATTATTTTCGTTTGCTTTTTGCCCGGATCGGCGTTCCCCACTGCCCTTCCTGCGGGAAGGAAATATCCGCCCAGACGGTGGACCAGATCGTGGAAAGCGTGGAGAGCCTGCCGGAAGGGACCCGTTTTTTGGTCCTGTCGCCTGTCGTCCGGGGAGAAAAAGGGCAGCATAAAAAGCTTCTGGAAGCCATCAAAAGAGACGGATTCGTCCGGGTGGTGGTGGACGGGGAAACTTTTGATCTGAACGAAGAAACCATCGAATTGGATAAAAACAAAAAACATTCCATCGACATCGTGGTGGATCGGCTCATTCGTCGGGAAGGCATGGCCAAGCGCCTCACCGATTCCGTGGAAACGGCCCTGAAGCTGGGAGACGGCATGGTCTACATCGATGAAATGGACGGGCAGCGGCATCTCTACAGTGAAAAATTTGCCTGCGGGGAATGCGGCATTGCCATGGACAAACTGGAGCCGCGCATGTTTTCCTTCAACAATCCTTTTGGCATGTGCATGCACTGCAACGGTCTGGGAAGCCACAAACAGGTGGATCCGGATCTGCTGATCCGGGACCGAAGCCTGTCCTTCAACAAGGGCGCCTTGAATTTCTTCGGGGCCAAGGAAGACAGCACCTATTACAACTCCATTGTTTCCGCCTTGGCGGACTTGTACGATTTCTCCATGGACCAGCCACTGGAAGAGGCGCCGGAAACCTTTATGGACGCTCTTTTTTACGGAGAGGACCGACCCCTGCAGATCACCTTCAATTCCTATTTTGGCGGGTGGAAAGAGCGGGAAGTGGTCTTTGAAGGGTTGATCAACAACATGGAGCGCCGACACAAGGAGACCTCTTCGGACTATATGCGAAGCAACATCGAAAAATATATGTCGGATATCCCATGCAACGTCTGCAAGGGAAAACGACTCAACGACAACAGTCTGGCGGTGACGGTCAAGGGCCGCAACATCATCGAGCTGACGGATTTGGCCATCAACGACTGCCTTGACTTTTTCGACACCATGGAATTGACGGATCGGGAGTCCGCCATTGCGGTCCAAGTCCTCAAGGAGATCCGTAGCCGCCTGCAGTTTTTGATCGACGTGGGTTTGGATTATCTCACCTTGTCGCGAAATGCCGGCACCTTGTCCGGAGGGGAATCCCAGCGGATCCGACTGGCCACCCAGATCGGTTCCGCATTGGTAGGGGTCCTATACGTACTGGATGAACCCAGCATCGGACTTCACCAGCGGGACAACAGCATGCTGCTTGCCACTCTTCGAAACTTGACCAATCTGGGGAACACCCTTATTGTGGTGGAACATGATGAAGACACCATCAGGGCGGCAGATCATGTGGTGGACATCGGACCCGGCGCCGGGATCCACGGAGGCCATGTCATCGCCCAGGGTCATTGGGAAGAGATCGTGGAAGTGGAGGAATCCGTTACCGGTCAGTACCTGAGCGGGAAACGGGAGATCCCCGTTCCACAGCAACGCCGGGAGGGTACCGGAGAAGAGGTCGTCATTCGCGGCGCAGCGGAAAACAATCTGAAGAACATCGATGTAGCCATTCCCCTGGGGAAATTTGTCGCCATCACCGGTGTTTCCGGTTCTGGAAAGAGCACCCTGATCAACGAGATCCTGTACAAGGGAGTCAACAAGAAAGTCAACCGATCCTGGAACAAAGTGGGAAAACACAAGACCATCGAAGGGATCGAACATCTGGACAAGGTCATCGACATCGACCAGTCCCCCATCGGACGAACCCCCCGATCCAATCCGGCCACCTATACCGGTGTTTTTGACCATATTCGGGATCTGTTTGCACAAACGCCGGAGGCCAAGATGAGAGGGTACAAGAAGGGACGGTTCAGCTTCAACGTAAAAGGCGGCCGCTGCGAAAACTGCAAGGGAGACGGGATCATTCAAATCGAAATGCATTTTCTACCCGACGTGTACGTACCCTGTGAAGTGTGCAAAGGTAAACGGTACAACAAGGAGACTTTGCAAGTGAAATACAAGGGAAAAAACATTTCCGACGTTTTGGAGATGACCGTGGAAGAAGGGGTGGAGTTCTTTCAAAACATCACCCGGATCCACAACAAGCTGGCGACCTTGTACGATGTAGGTTTGGGCTATATCAAACTGGGACAGCCCTCCACTCAACTTTCCGGCGGGGAAGCGCAGAGGATCAAACTGGCCACCGAACTGAGCAAGAGGGGAACGGGGAAAACCCTGTATATTTTGGATGAACCCACCACCGGTCTTCACATGGCAGATGTGGACAAACTGATCAGCGTACTGAACCAGCTGGCAGACAGCGGGAACACCATTGTGGTCATCGAACACAATCTGGA
- the recR gene encoding recombination mediator RecR: protein MEYYSESLSKLINELARLPGIGHKTAQRLAMHILKVPKEESSALAQAIVEAKEKIRYCKVCFNITDQDVCRFCSDPRRDDKFLCVVQEPKDIVAIEKTRDYRGRYHVLQGAISPMEGIGPNDIRIKELLLRLQQMDVEEVIIATNPTIEGEATAMYLAKLIKPSGIKVTRIAHGIPVGGDLEYADEVTLAKSFEGRHEI from the coding sequence ATGGAGTATTACTCGGAATCCCTGTCAAAATTGATCAACGAGCTGGCCAGACTGCCTGGCATCGGCCATAAAACCGCCCAGCGGCTGGCTATGCACATATTGAAAGTACCAAAAGAAGAATCCAGCGCTTTGGCACAGGCCATCGTGGAAGCCAAGGAAAAAATACGCTACTGCAAGGTTTGCTTTAACATCACCGACCAGGATGTCTGCCGGTTTTGCAGCGATCCTCGACGGGACGACAAGTTTTTATGCGTCGTCCAGGAACCAAAAGACATTGTTGCCATCGAAAAAACCAGGGATTACAGGGGACGATATCACGTTCTCCAGGGTGCAATATCCCCCATGGAGGGGATCGGTCCCAACGATATACGGATCAAGGAATTGTTGCTGCGTCTGCAGCAAATGGACGTGGAGGAAGTGATCATCGCCACCAACCCGACCATTGAAGGGGAGGCGACCGCCATGTATCTGGCGAAATTGATCAAACCTTCCGGAATCAAAGTCACGCGAATCGCCCACGGGATCCCTGTAGGTGGAGACTTGGAGTATGCTGACGAGGTGACGCTGGCCAAGTCTTTTGAAGGACGACATGAAATCTAA
- the uvrB gene encoding excinuclease ABC subunit UvrB — protein sequence MMNNTFTVTSEYEPKGDQVTAIEELAEGLNKGLRYQTLLGVTGSGKTYTMAKVIEKVQKPTLILAHNKTLAAQLYSEFKTFFQDNAVEYFVSYYDYYQPEAYVPQSDLYIEKDSSVNDEIDKLRHSATASLFERNDVIIVASVSCIYGLGSPIDYENLVVSLRPGMEKDRDDVIRKLVDIQYARNDFNFTRGTFRVRGDVVEIFPAASSDHAVRVEFFGDEIDRITEIDVVTGEIKGVRQHISIFPASHYATTEENLERAIDSIRKELALRHEQLLEENKLVEAQRLLQRTNYDMEMLKEMGFCNGIENYSRHITGLPPGHPPFTLIDYFPKDFLLIVDESHVTIPQVRGMYAGDRSRKENLVEYGFRLPSAMDNRPLNFDEFEEKTGQTIFTTATPGPYEKEKSQQVVEQIIRPTGLVDPDVIVRPTKHQIDDLIGEIHEKIKKGQRILVTTLTKKMSEDLTNYLKSVGIKTEYLHSDIDTLERIKIIRQLRMGDFDVLVGINLLREGLDIPEVGLIGILDADKEGFLRSETSLIQTIGRAARNVDGKVILYGDKITPSMEKALRETDRRRAIQEEYNKEHNITPMSIIKRIHEEISATKAAEEGADYQSVQDVLEWGDRTLEELQEEMMMAAENLEFEKAAKIRDQIIKITKSNK from the coding sequence ATGATGAACAATACCTTTACCGTCACATCCGAATACGAACCAAAGGGAGATCAGGTTACCGCCATCGAGGAACTGGCAGAAGGTCTGAACAAGGGGTTGCGCTATCAGACACTGCTTGGCGTCACCGGTTCCGGGAAGACCTATACCATGGCGAAAGTCATTGAAAAGGTCCAAAAACCCACCTTGATCCTGGCCCACAACAAGACCCTGGCGGCTCAGCTCTACAGCGAGTTCAAAACCTTTTTTCAAGACAACGCCGTAGAATACTTCGTCAGTTACTATGATTATTATCAACCGGAGGCCTACGTACCCCAATCGGATTTGTATATTGAAAAAGATTCTTCCGTCAACGACGAGATCGACAAGTTGCGTCACTCCGCCACGGCGTCTCTTTTTGAGCGCAATGATGTGATCATCGTCGCCAGTGTATCCTGCATTTATGGTTTGGGTAGTCCCATCGATTATGAGAATCTGGTGGTTTCTCTCCGGCCAGGAATGGAAAAAGATCGAGACGACGTCATTCGAAAATTAGTGGATATCCAATATGCGAGAAACGACTTCAATTTCACCCGGGGTACCTTCCGGGTCCGGGGAGATGTGGTGGAAATATTTCCTGCCGCATCCAGCGACCATGCAGTACGGGTGGAATTTTTTGGCGACGAGATCGACCGGATCACGGAGATCGATGTGGTCACCGGCGAGATCAAAGGCGTTCGCCAACACATCTCCATCTTTCCTGCATCCCACTATGCCACCACGGAAGAAAATCTGGAACGGGCCATCGATTCCATTCGAAAGGAACTGGCTCTCCGTCATGAACAACTGTTGGAAGAGAACAAGCTGGTGGAGGCCCAACGGCTTCTTCAACGCACCAACTACGATATGGAAATGCTCAAGGAAATGGGTTTTTGCAACGGCATCGAAAATTACTCCCGTCATATTACGGGACTGCCGCCGGGCCATCCTCCGTTTACCTTGATCGATTACTTTCCAAAGGACTTTCTCTTGATCGTGGATGAATCCCACGTCACCATCCCTCAAGTCCGGGGAATGTATGCCGGGGATCGATCCCGAAAAGAGAACCTGGTGGAATACGGTTTTCGACTGCCGTCCGCCATGGACAACCGGCCCTTGAACTTTGACGAATTTGAAGAAAAAACCGGACAGACCATTTTCACCACGGCGACGCCGGGGCCTTACGAAAAGGAAAAAAGCCAGCAGGTGGTGGAGCAGATCATTCGTCCCACCGGTTTGGTGGATCCGGATGTGATCGTTCGGCCGACGAAACATCAGATCGACGACTTGATTGGAGAGATCCACGAAAAGATCAAAAAAGGGCAGCGGATCCTGGTGACCACCCTGACAAAAAAAATGTCGGAGGATCTGACCAATTATCTGAAGAGCGTCGGGATCAAGACAGAATATCTCCACTCGGACATCGATACCCTGGAGCGGATCAAGATCATCCGACAGCTGAGGATGGGAGATTTTGACGTTCTTGTGGGAATCAATCTTCTCCGAGAGGGACTGGATATTCCGGAGGTGGGACTTATCGGCATATTGGATGCCGACAAGGAAGGCTTCCTTCGATCAGAAACATCATTGATCCAGACCATCGGCCGGGCTGCTCGTAATGTAGACGGAAAAGTTATTCTTTATGGGGACAAGATCACCCCGTCCATGGAAAAGGCCCTTCGGGAAACGGATCGACGGCGAGCCATCCAGGAAGAATACAACAAGGAACACAACATCACGCCCATGTCCATTATCAAGCGGATCCATGAAGAAATTTCTGCGACGAAAGCTGCGGAAGAAGGAGCAGACTACCAAAGTGTTCAGGATGTCCTGGAATGGGGAGACCGAACCTTGGAAGAGTTGCAAGAAGAAATGATGATGGCGGCGGAGAATCTGGAGTTTGAAAAAGCGGCCAAGATCCGGGATCAGATCATAAAAATAACCAAGTCAAACAAATAG
- the dnaX gene encoding DNA polymerase III subunit gamma/tau: MDYIALYRKYRPRNFSDVIGQENVVSILKNQIVMKKIAHAYLFSGTRGTGKTSVAKIFARGVNCTESVDGEPCNKCKACLEMESSSVMDIIEIDAASNRGVDEIRELRDKVKYMPVVGEYKVYIIDEVHMLTTEAFNALLKTLEEPPKHVIFILATTEPNKLPATILSRCQRFHFKRLTPEQIISRMTFVADDIDLKVEEAALQLIAKNADGAMRDALSILDQCIAISNDDVITYEEVRDTLGITDNEIVFSLMESILEQDVGRALAELENAYAAGKEMTQLIHQLIGGFRDLLIYDITGNMAMLMEIKDESMELLQRTSKKDRSRIAAIIDILADREVKLKFTTLPKVLMEVTLVYLCSLSMEGSQPQIRQKEPEVGTRETPKTYDASNNNKQTGSETKPKETAPRPPTKPEDESGLDGGKAFGTLSKQVLKEKKVTGSALISAEGAMKGNTLTIFFPKGEEFAHQLVQDDLEYLESVARKLFGEEAKIRLQMKEGDSDFMKTLPLELFGEDKVEFK, from the coding sequence ATGGATTATATCGCATTGTATCGCAAATACCGTCCAAGAAATTTTTCCGACGTCATCGGACAGGAAAATGTGGTGTCGATTCTGAAAAATCAAATCGTCATGAAAAAGATCGCCCACGCCTACCTGTTCAGCGGAACTCGGGGGACCGGAAAAACCTCCGTGGCAAAAATATTTGCCCGTGGCGTCAATTGTACCGAATCTGTTGATGGAGAACCCTGCAACAAATGCAAGGCATGCCTGGAAATGGAATCTTCCAGTGTCATGGACATCATTGAGATCGATGCGGCCAGCAACCGGGGAGTAGACGAGATCCGGGAATTGAGGGACAAGGTAAAATACATGCCTGTCGTTGGAGAATACAAGGTGTACATCATTGACGAGGTCCACATGTTGACGACGGAAGCATTCAACGCCCTGTTGAAAACACTGGAAGAACCACCCAAGCACGTCATCTTTATTTTGGCCACAACAGAGCCCAACAAGTTGCCGGCCACCATATTGTCCCGTTGTCAGCGGTTTCATTTCAAACGATTGACGCCGGAACAGATCATAAGTCGCATGACATTTGTTGCAGATGACATCGACCTGAAAGTGGAAGAAGCAGCCCTGCAACTTATTGCAAAAAATGCCGATGGGGCCATGCGGGATGCACTGAGCATCCTGGACCAATGCATTGCCATCAGCAACGATGACGTGATCACCTACGAAGAGGTTCGGGACACCCTGGGGATCACAGACAATGAGATCGTCTTTTCCTTGATGGAATCCATCCTGGAACAAGACGTTGGCCGCGCCCTGGCGGAATTGGAAAATGCCTATGCCGCTGGCAAGGAGATGACCCAGTTGATCCATCAGCTCATTGGAGGATTTCGTGACCTGCTCATTTATGACATAACAGGAAACATGGCCATGCTGATGGAGATCAAGGATGAGTCCATGGAATTGCTGCAACGGACAAGCAAAAAGGATCGATCCAGGATCGCAGCCATCATCGACATATTGGCAGACCGGGAAGTTAAATTGAAATTCACCACCCTGCCGAAAGTACTCATGGAAGTTACTCTGGTGTACTTGTGCAGTTTGAGCATGGAAGGCTCGCAACCCCAGATCCGGCAGAAGGAACCGGAGGTGGGGACCCGGGAGACGCCGAAGACCTACGACGCTTCCAACAACAATAAGCAGACCGGTTCGGAAACCAAACCAAAGGAGACGGCGCCGAGACCACCGACCAAACCGGAAGATGAAAGTGGATTGGACGGGGGGAAAGCTTTCGGCACCTTGAGCAAGCAGGTATTAAAGGAAAAGAAAGTGACGGGTAGTGCCCTGATTTCTGCAGAAGGGGCCATGAAAGGCAATACCTTGACCATCTTCTTTCCTAAAGGGGAAGAATTCGCCCACCAGCTGGTGCAGGATGATCTGGAATACCTGGAAAGTGTGGCCCGCAAACTCTTTGGCGAAGAAGCGAAGATCCGTCTGCAGATGAAAGAAGGAGATTCCGACTTCATGAAGACGCTTCCCCTGGAGTTGTTTGGGGAAGACAAGGTGGAGTTCAAGTAA
- a CDS encoding CPBP family intramembrane glutamic endopeptidase, protein MDVEKKTLIKNHKTGLWLFALMFVMYLMGNVLIGIYLFDTIGLYHQLIDVLIPCILYFIATRQPVLSTLKLNKGLNGKNMWRIFQLFLASFLVKYGVNYLVGAIGNIDSGEVTMQIFDMVPDLLTFFIAVAVIPVVLEEVFIRGVILDHFRDVNLLQASVATGVLFGIMHVDIGQFGYATALGIVMAAIVLITGSLWAGIWFHFLNNFFSFAVLGSLRKLEEWYPDLYQLEDVLVEAQPVELGLADRVVFIAVALLVLYLGVRLTIRYVRKMKRENGYQDTPSQVGWIRLFVNFPMGTILLIYLFINVFLRY, encoded by the coding sequence GTGGATGTTGAAAAAAAGACGTTGATCAAAAATCACAAAACCGGATTATGGCTCTTTGCGTTGATGTTTGTCATGTACCTGATGGGAAATGTTTTGATCGGCATATACCTGTTTGACACCATTGGGTTGTATCACCAGCTGATCGATGTACTGATCCCTTGCATCCTCTACTTTATCGCAACAAGACAACCGGTCTTGTCCACGTTGAAATTGAACAAGGGATTGAACGGAAAGAACATGTGGAGGATCTTTCAACTGTTTCTGGCCAGCTTTCTCGTCAAATATGGTGTAAATTATTTGGTAGGCGCCATCGGCAACATCGATTCCGGTGAAGTGACCATGCAGATCTTTGACATGGTCCCTGACTTGCTTACGTTTTTCATCGCCGTAGCGGTGATCCCTGTTGTTTTGGAGGAAGTCTTTATCCGGGGAGTCATTCTGGATCATTTTCGTGATGTGAACCTCTTGCAGGCTTCGGTGGCGACGGGAGTGCTTTTCGGGATCATGCATGTGGACATCGGTCAGTTCGGCTATGCTACCGCTCTGGGGATCGTCATGGCGGCCATCGTGTTGATCACGGGTTCTCTTTGGGCCGGGATCTGGTTCCACTTTCTTAACAATTTTTTCTCCTTTGCCGTATTGGGAAGCTTGAGAAAACTGGAAGAATGGTATCCGGACCTCTATCAGCTGGAAGATGTATTGGTAGAGGCCCAGCCGGTGGAACTTGGTTTGGCGGACCGGGTGGTGTTCATAGCTGTGGCATTGTTGGTGCTGTACCTTGGAGTCCGTTTGACGATTCGATACGTGCGCAAAATGAAAAGGGAAAACGGATACCAGGATACCCCGAGTCAGGTTGGATGGATCCGGCTCTTTGTGAATTTCCCCATGGGGACCATTTTGTTGATCTACCTGTTTATCAACGTATTTTTGAGATATTGA
- a CDS encoding YbaB/EbfC family nucleoid-associated protein codes for MARNKFPGGGGMGNMNNMMKQMQKMQQEMQRVQEEVQKKEVEATSGGGAVTAIATGKKELVSIKIDPEVVDPDDVEMMEDLVLAAVNEALRKAEEMVAEEMGKVTGGMNVPGLF; via the coding sequence ATGGCACGAAACAAATTCCCCGGCGGGGGCGGAATGGGAAACATGAACAACATGATGAAACAAATGCAAAAGATGCAGCAGGAGATGCAGCGGGTCCAGGAAGAGGTTCAAAAGAAGGAAGTGGAAGCCACTTCCGGCGGCGGAGCCGTGACGGCCATCGCCACTGGAAAGAAAGAACTGGTATCCATCAAGATCGATCCGGAAGTAGTGGATCCGGACGACGTGGAAATGATGGAAGACCTGGTATTGGCTGCCGTCAACGAAGCCCTTCGCAAGGCGGAGGAAATGGTGGCGGAGGAAATGGGCAAAGTGACCGGAGGCATGAACGTACCGGGGCTCTTTTAG
- a CDS encoding aldo/keto reductase, with the protein MLYRNIGKDNLKISQLGFGCMRLPILDGDFSKIDTDYAAEMVQKAIDSGVNYLDTAWPYHDGNSELFVGDFLEKTGQRKDVFLATKLPLFGLDETTNFYDILDTQLKKLKTDYIDFYMLHGLDEWKWNTVQEMNVFDFIKNVKENGKVRNLGFSFHDNLETFKNICDSGVFDFCQIQLNYMDENFQAGLEGLEYANKLGIPVIVMEPIKGGKLAFDLKGELKNIWDKYGVELSPAQLALKYLWNRPEVGIILSGMSTMDQVVENLDSASRFDIGALTEEESALINEVRTYLIQKTEIDCTACKYCSDCPQNIKIWDVFTNYNNYKIYDDLQGSRMGYSRTPADRRADACIECGLCESVCPQNLTIIEYLKTCHEALA; encoded by the coding sequence ATGTTGTATCGAAACATAGGAAAAGACAACTTAAAAATCTCCCAATTGGGATTTGGCTGCATGCGATTGCCCATTTTGGACGGAGATTTCAGCAAGATCGATACGGACTATGCAGCGGAAATGGTCCAGAAGGCCATTGATTCCGGTGTGAACTACCTGGATACGGCCTGGCCTTACCACGATGGAAACAGCGAGCTTTTCGTCGGTGATTTTCTGGAGAAGACGGGACAGCGAAAAGACGTGTTCCTGGCCACCAAGCTGCCCTTGTTCGGATTGGATGAAACCACCAACTTCTACGACATCCTGGACACCCAGCTGAAGAAATTGAAGACCGACTACATCGATTTCTACATGCTCCACGGTTTGGACGAGTGGAAATGGAATACCGTTCAAGAGATGAACGTTTTTGATTTTATCAAAAACGTCAAGGAAAACGGCAAAGTGCGAAATCTGGGCTTTTCCTTCCACGACAACCTGGAAACTTTCAAAAATATCTGTGACAGCGGCGTCTTCGATTTCTGTCAGATCCAACTCAACTACATGGATGAGAACTTCCAGGCAGGACTGGAAGGTTTGGAATATGCCAATAAGTTGGGGATCCCGGTCATCGTCATGGAGCCCATCAAAGGGGGTAAACTTGCCTTTGACCTCAAGGGCGAGCTGAAGAACATTTGGGACAAGTACGGAGTGGAACTGAGTCCCGCTCAGCTGGCTCTCAAATACTTGTGGAATCGACCGGAAGTGGGCATCATCCTAAGCGGCATGTCCACCATGGACCAGGTCGTAGAAAACCTGGATAGCGCCAGTCGTTTTGACATTGGCGCTCTAACAGAAGAAGAGTCGGCTTTGATCAATGAGGTTCGAACCTACCTGATCCAGAAAACCGAGATCGACTGTACTGCCTGCAAGTACTGCAGCGACTGCCCGCAAAACATCAAGATCTGGGATGTGTTCACCAATTACAACAACTACAAGATCTACGACGACCTGCAGGGATCCCGAATGGGGTACAGCCGGACTCCGGCCGACCGCAGGGCGGACGCCTGCATCGAATGCGGGTTGTGCGAATCCGTTTGCCCGCAAAACCTGACCATCATCGAGTACCTGAAAACCTGCCACGAAGCTTTGGCATAA